In Bradyrhizobium paxllaeri, the genomic stretch AGTTCACCTCGCTCGACAATGTGCTGCTGCCGATGCGCGCCGCTGGCGTGATGGCCGAAGGCGAGATGCGCGCGCGCGGCCTCGCGCTGCTCGGTTCGCTCGGGCTTGCCGAACACGCCAACAAGCGTCCCAACCAGCTCTCCGGCGGCCAGCGCCAGCGCGTCGCGATCGCCCGCGCGCTGGCCAACCGCCCCGAGATCATCGTCGCCGACGAGCCGACCGGCGCGCTCGATACCAAATCGACGGAACAGGTGTTCTCGATCCTCCGCGACATCGCCGACAACGGCCAAACCGTGATCGTGGTGACCCACGACCCCGCGCTCGCCGCCCGCGCCGACCGCCGCATCCACATCGTCGACGGCAAGATCGCCGAGATCACGGAGCGGAGCGGAGCCGAACTGGTCTCGCCTTCCATCGCGCCGTGTGAAATCTCGCACGCTTGAACAGGGAGCCATCGACGGGAAGGTCGAGGCTGGTACTTGCCGCGAGTTTACAAAGCCTCCCACACACCTGCAGCGCCAGTCTGCGCGTTCGTGCGGCTTATGCTCATGCCGACGTGCGCGAGGCACAGCTGTTGTTGCAGCTGTGCCCCATTGCGGCAAACACCCAAGGCCTTGGCGTTACAGCAATCCGACCTTGTGCATGATC encodes the following:
- a CDS encoding ABC transporter ATP-binding protein, which translates into the protein MTEVALQAVDLVRRIEGDVSHTLVNGIDLAVSKGEFVAITGPSGSGKSSLLYLLGLLDAPSEGEVMICGQPTSKLSESERADVRLTKCGFVFQFHFLLPEFTSLDNVLLPMRAAGVMAEGEMRARGLALLGSLGLAEHANKRPNQLSGGQRQRVAIARALANRPEIIVADEPTGALDTKSTEQVFSILRDIADNGQTVIVVTHDPALAARADRRIHIVDGKIAEITERSGAELVSPSIAPCEISHA